From the genome of Anopheles funestus chromosome 2RL, idAnoFuneDA-416_04, whole genome shotgun sequence:
GCAAATGAACTATGTAATaatgaacttgacagacgaatacacagtcacaaacagaacggcgcgcgacgattacggctttctcggcttggtggaaaaaactccgaaaatttacagccagcactccgtgagaatttctcacatttttggtccttcgaaccggattgtGAAttcaaagagtttttttttcgttcaaagcTCTGCAACAAGAGCTCGGTCGGTTTAACGCTCTGCAACAAGGGCAAGGTGTACAATTCTTCGTCGCGTCGTTTCACGCCATCGCGTTTCGCTCCGCATTAAGGGCAACGGCCAACGATTTCAGCGCCATCGTTATTTGAATTTTCGCGCCAAACTTAAAcgttttctttcgtgtttAATTTCGTCCTGTGAGTGTTTTCATATCGTGCAAAATCATGGACAAGAAGATAAAGGCCGCTCAACTAAAAAGAAGGATCGCGGTGGAAAATATAAGTGCTCTCGAACGGTTCCAAGTGCAATTTTCTGGGGATGACGCCAAGCAAATTCCGGAGGCGTTAGAGGACTTGGAACGGCATAAGGAAGGGTTCTTCGCCGCGGTATCGAAACTGGAAGAGCTCGATGACAGTAATGAAGCGATTGAAGCTTGCATCATGGACAGGATCAACATCGAGGAGCGGTGTAGGAAGCTAAAATCCTTCCTACGGGACAACCTTCGACGGGAGGAAGGTGCCCTAAATGATACATCGGCTTTGGCTTCTTCAACGCTTGCGTTTGGTCGGCCAAACGCACCACATCTACGTCTTCCGAAGATCGAGTTGCCATCATTCGATGGCGACCAAACGAAATGGCTGTCGTTTCGTGACCGATTCATCGCAATGATCGACGCTTCACCGGAGCTTCCGTCGATTGCGAAGCTGGAATATTTGCTGTCAGCATTGAAAGGGGAAGCGGGGCTTCCTTTCGAACACACGCCGTTGACAGCGGACAACTACTCGGTGACGTGGGCAGCTCTTCTAAAAAGGTACGATAATCCACGTACACTAATCCGTGAGTATTATCGGAAGCTACATTCCTTTCCGCCCGTACGCGCGGACTGTGTGGATGAGTTAGTGCATTTGGTGGATGAATTCATTCGTCATGTGAATGGGTTACTAAAGCTCAACGAGCCCATCGATCATTGGGATACACCGTTGACAAATTTGCTGGTTATGAAGCTAGATCACGCTACTGTTTTAGCATGGGAAAAGCATTCGGTCCATGCCAAGAAGGACAAATACAAGGAGCTCATCGACTTTGTACAAGATCGAATACAAATATTGAAGGCGACTCGGAGTACTACTTGTGAAGATGACACTAGTATCACTAAGGTGGCTGGTACGCAGCGTTATCCAAGTTCGCGGAAGACAATCGTTCACTCAGCCGTAGCACAACCGGTGTCAAGTAGGATGATTGTATCACCACCACCGAAGTGTCCCTTGGAGTGTACGGAGAACCATTTCTTACGAAACTGTCCGGTGTTTGGCAGTAAGGACGTGCAGCAACGTCGGGAAGTGGTTACATCGAAACACTTATGTTGGAATTGTCTCGGAGATTCCCATCAAGTGAAATCCT
Proteins encoded in this window:
- the LOC125774902 gene encoding uncharacterized protein LOC125774902; amino-acid sequence: MDKKIKAAQLKRRIAVENISALERFQVQFSGDDAKQIPEALEDLERHKEGFFAAVSKLEELDDSNEAIEACIMDRINIEERCRKLKSFLRDNLRREEGALNDTSALASSTLAFGRPNAPHLRLPKIELPSFDGDQTKWLSFRDRFIAMIDASPELPSIAKLEYLLSALKGEAGLPFEHTPLTADNYSVTWAALLKRYDNPRTLIREYYRKLHSFPPVRADCVDELVHLVDEFIRHVNGLLKLNEPIDHWDTPLTNLLVMKLDHATVLAWEKHSVHAKKDKYKELIDFVQDRIQILKATRSTTCEDDTSITKVAGTQRYPSSRKTIVHSAVAQPVSSRMIVSPPPKCPLECTENHFLRNCPVFGSKDVQQRREVVTSKHLCWNCLGDSHQVKSCKSEHACRTCHQRHHTLLHVPTTTTITMAAHDDRSSVILETAVLFIVGDDGKKHEARALLDSGSMSNFISESLSRKLTATRNKINVAVTGIGKTAQSARGSIVATVASRNQSYSNHLEFLVLESLFAHTPITPIDTSSWSMPDLQLADPSFNVPGNIDIVIGGYTFWEIHSGRKRSMGTGKPWLVETSFGWSVTGNASNGTPPQPFHRSGYGSPPTEEKTNQKGASKSSLGLRRTESYKIEIYKGNIGMINIYIPSHVYRRIISSRSNGLHQASYSG